In Helianthus annuus cultivar XRQ/B chromosome 8, HanXRQr2.0-SUNRISE, whole genome shotgun sequence, a single genomic region encodes these proteins:
- the LOC110869615 gene encoding uncharacterized protein LOC110869615: MFQHLLGKVSHKALDLLHGEAIRKLDVLERFNSSCGCQMWHSCGLPCACRIEKYMREERPIQLEDIDVFWRKLNFQSCKLIDDSLDVVEELDVVRQQLQSHPPAQQKSLLSKIKAVLTPTKSTKKPPVVQQNTRGRPTTKQVQERLDEASRIDEELRRSSFGDANTCFEGSRQSKYNKPRHSSYVPSQASQQSSSKKKETRDDHGFPLIIGDEYVGIIERFKSDIPPVFHPYVSCIRDVMPDGHCGFRSVAVGLGMDQSSWSLIRRDLVQEMDQNESIWFPIFEAWADGYFYTHRQGLIWDSVAGCGENHWMDFPFAGLLIAQTYGIGVHLLTTTMGASSTYFPILSPPANQQPLFITLTHVNENHFIHVKLEGDYPMPPAHGLWLTHRRPHTEQWEDMYLPRLEWYTSIMNPRPRSNPSLNYIDSYTEE, from the exons atgtttcaacacctacttggaaaagtatcccacaaagcccttgacttgttgcatggagaggcaattaggaagctagatgtcttggagcgctttaattcatcatgtggttgccaaATGTGGCACAGCTGTGGGTTGCCCTGTGCTTGTAGGATAGAAAAGTACATGCGTGAAG AGCGTCCGATTCAACTCGAAGACATAGACGTCTTCTGGCGGAAACTTAACttccaaagttgtaaattgatagACGACTCCCTTGACGTGGTCGAAGAGCTAGATGTTGTTAGACAACAATTACAGTCGCACCCCCCAGCTCAGCAAAAAAGCCTGCTTTCAAAGATTAAAGCGGTGTTGACTCCAACGAAATCTACCAAGAAACCACCGGTTGTCCAACAAAATACTCGTGGCCGACCAACAACAAAGCAGGTACAAGAAAGGTTGGACGAGGCCTCTCGTATAGATGAAGAATTGAGGAGAAGCTCCTTCGGTGATGCAAACACGTGCTTTGAAGGTTCACGACAAAGTAAGTACAATAAACCTCGCCACAGCTCGTACGTTCCGTCTCAGGCCTCACAACAGTCG agttctaagaagaaagagacacgAGATGATCACGGTTTTCCTTTAATCATTGGGGACGAGTACGTGGGAATTATCGAACGGTTTAAGTCTGATATTCCGCCAGTGTTCCATCCGTACGTCTCGTGCATACGAGATGTGATGCCGgacggtcattgtgggtttcgGTCTGTGGCTGTGGGCTTAGGGATGGATCAGAGTTCATGGAGTCTTATTAGGAGGGACCTTGTCCAAGAAATGGATCAGAACGAATCGATCTGGTTCCCAATATTTGAAGCATGGGCTGATGGTTATTTTTACACGCATCGTCAGGGCCTAATTTGGGATTCAGTGGCTGGTTGTGGGGAGAATCACTGGATGGACTTCCCCTTTGCAGGACTTCTTATTGCACAAACGTACGGTATCGGGGTGCACCTGTTAACGACAACCATGGGTGCGAGTTCCACTTACTTCCCAATACTAAGTCCTCCGGCTAATCAACAACCATTATTCATAACGCTTACACATGTTAACGAGAACCACTTCATACATGTTAAGCTGGAAGGGGATTATCCTATGCCACCAGCACACGGGCTATGGTTGACCCACCGAAGACCCCATACAGAACAATGGGAAGATATGTACTTGCCACGTCTAGAATGGTATACATCGATAATGAATCCTCGGCCAAGATCAAACCCCAGTCTTAATTACATAGATAGTTACACGgaagaatga